From Cydia pomonella isolate Wapato2018A chromosome 26, ilCydPomo1, whole genome shotgun sequence, one genomic window encodes:
- the LOC133532231 gene encoding uncharacterized protein LOC133532231 isoform X1, giving the protein MMQRRGSFFVLICILRQTITQQLSQDAYQKGAVPSRRPTEDPKLDTERQTEMLMMSAADIIHGTNPMVWRTADIRMRSDQCASFEVGFVFKTLEDTFRKMLDIYNMTTEIRKNRTAVGHGHHGDHMVYLQKIEKLHWRVYHLHNMLHEVERKYKMDATINACKQSSYNSDRTFSVCLGGMLPGDWLMMISSHHARNWSQLIALDCTLGSHCWHHSWCPQGPSLRSNWYLSQ; this is encoded by the exons ATGATGCAACGACGCGGTAGTTTCTTCGTTTTAATAT GTATATTACGACAGACCATCACCCAACAGCTATCTCAGGACGCCTACCAGAAAGGCGCGGTGCCGTCCCGACGACCGACCGAAGACCCGAAGCTGGACACAGAGCGGCAAACGGAAATGCTAATGATGTCTGCCGCTGACATTATACACGGGACTAATCCCATGGTGTGGCGCACCGCGGACATCAGGATGAGGAGCGACCAGTGCGCGTCGTTTGAGGTCGGCTTCGTCTTCAAGACTTTGGAG GATACCTTCAGAAAAATGCTAGACATCTACAATATGACAACGGAGATACGCAAGAACAGGACTGCAGTGGGCCACGGTCACCACGGCGACCACATGGTGTACTTGCAGAAGATCGAGAAGCTGCACTGGCGGGTATACCACCTGCACAACATGTTGCACGAGGTCGAGCGGAAATACAAGATGGACGCCACCATTAACGCATGTAAGCAAAGTTCATATAATTCCGACCGAACATTCTCGGTGTGCCTCGGTGGAATGCTACCAGGCGATTGGTTGATGATGATAAGTTCTCATCACGCGCGCAATTGGTCGCAACTAATTGCGTTGGACTGCACGCTTGGCTCGCATTGCTGGCACCATTCTTGGTGTCCGCaaggcccgtctttacgaagtaattgGTATTTAAGTCAATAG
- the LOC133532231 gene encoding uncharacterized protein LOC133532231 isoform X2 encodes MMQRRGSFFVLICILRQTITQQLSQDAYQKGAVPSRRPTEDPKLDTERQTEMLMMSAADIIHGTNPMVWRTADIRMRSDQCASFEVGFVFKTLEDTFRKMLDIYNMTTEIRKNRTAVGHGHHGDHMVYLQKIEKLHWRVYHLHNMLHEVERKYKMDATINASGVFEDGKRWTRTTTDRPRKTWTYTSKRTTSWWRPLEYGWNTDYYFNWK; translated from the exons ATGATGCAACGACGCGGTAGTTTCTTCGTTTTAATAT GTATATTACGACAGACCATCACCCAACAGCTATCTCAGGACGCCTACCAGAAAGGCGCGGTGCCGTCCCGACGACCGACCGAAGACCCGAAGCTGGACACAGAGCGGCAAACGGAAATGCTAATGATGTCTGCCGCTGACATTATACACGGGACTAATCCCATGGTGTGGCGCACCGCGGACATCAGGATGAGGAGCGACCAGTGCGCGTCGTTTGAGGTCGGCTTCGTCTTCAAGACTTTGGAG GATACCTTCAGAAAAATGCTAGACATCTACAATATGACAACGGAGATACGCAAGAACAGGACTGCAGTGGGCCACGGTCACCACGGCGACCACATGGTGTACTTGCAGAAGATCGAGAAGCTGCACTGGCGGGTATACCACCTGCACAACATGTTGCACGAGGTCGAGCGGAAATACAAGATGGACGCCACCATTAACGCAT CGGGCGTGTTCGAAGACGGGAAGCGCTGGACGCGTACCACTACGGACAGGCCGCGTAAGACCTGGACGTACACCAGCAAGCGCACCACCAGCTGGTGGCGGCCGCTGGAATACGGCTGGAATACTGACTACTATTTCAACTGGAAGTAA
- the LOC133532232 gene encoding translin yields MGDNHLITSIFTEFQKTLDEEQELREVIRTVCKEVDQISREAVTILQVIHHSEEGIAPACQHARELFEKARAGYAKLRETVPATDYYKYHDHWRFMTQRYCFLISLTIWLEKGILATHDTVADVLGISAVEEKEGFHLDVEDYLVGLLQMCTELSRLAVNAVTRGDYARPLQISKFVMELNAGFRLLNLKNDHLRKRFDALKYDVKKIEEVVYDLSIRGLLPRPDPVAV; encoded by the exons ATGGGTGATAATCACTTAATAACTTCCATCTTTACGGAATTTCAGAAAACTCTTGACGAGGAGCAAGAATTGCGGGAG GTTATCCGCACAGTATGCAAGGAGGTTGATCAAATTTCACGCGAGGCAGTCACAATTTTGCAGGTCATTCACCACAGTGAGGAGGGAA TTGCCCCAGCCTGCCAGCATGCTCGAGAGCTGTTTGAGAAGGCCCGGGCCGGCTACGCCAAGCTGCGGGAGACAGTGCCAGCTACAGATTACTATAA GTACCATGACCACTGGCGGTTCATGACGCAACGCTACTGCTTCCTCATATCCCTGACCATATGGCTGGAGAAAGGCATCCTGGCTACACATGACACAGTGGCAGATGTGCTTGGCA TCAGCGCAGTGGAGGAGAAAGAAGGATTCCATCTGGATGTTGAAGATTACCTAGTTGGCCTACTTCAGATGTGCACTGAATTG TCGCGGCTGGCGGTGAACGCGGTGACGCGCGGCGACTACGCGCGGCCGCTGCAGATCTCCAAGTTCGTCATGGAGCTCAACGCCGGCTTCAG ACTCCTCAACCTGAAGAACGACCATCTTCGCAAGCGGTTCGACGCCCTCAAGTACGACGTGAAGAAGATCGAGGAGGTCGTGTACGACCTCAGCATCCGGGGGCTGCTGCCGCGCCCCGACCCCGTCGCTGTTTAA